Part of the Candidatus Zixiibacteriota bacterium genome, CCGCCGCCGACGCCGCCGTAAACCATCGGCAGGGGATACAGAAGCGCCGTGACGGTGGCCGGCCATTCGCGAATCGTCAGAGCGCCGGAGCCGAATTCCTCATGGCGGTAACCGATATCACCTTCGGCCGCCAGCGCCGGCAGCAACTTTAGCCGCAACGTGGCGCCGACCAGGTAGCTGAGGTCTTCGGCATCCTGCGCTTTTTGCATTCCCAGATGCGGGCCAAACAGCGCGACCGACTGCGCGCGTACGCTCACTGCCGCCAGGCCGACAAAGCCCAGCAGAAAGATGATGCTGATTCTTCTGCGCATAGTGTCCTCCTCATTCCGGTTGGATTGAATGCGAGTGCCCATCTATGTCAACGCGCTGCCCATTGGACGCGGGATTGTTGCACGCTGCACACGGCGCTGTCTGGAGCCGTTCAAATTAGAGTTGTGTCGATGAAAATTGATGAAAAGGTACGGGAGTTAACTGCTGCGACTTGCCCACAATCAATTATCGGAATGAAAACTCTGCCTGATGTTCCGACATCGAATTATACCCTGCCGCACCCGGCAGGTTCCGCACAAAGATTGCTTCTTGCGCCAATATACAAATATCGATCTATGTTGGATTTGCGGCTCCCATCACTGCCTCCAATGCGGATCTCTTCCAAATGGCTGCTGACAAACTGTAGATCCGACTTCAGTCAGATGATTCCCCCTTACATAGCTGTAGATCCGACTTCAGTCGGATGATTCCCCTTTACATAGCTGTGGGTCCGACTTCAGTCGGATGATTCCCCCTTCCATAGCTGTGGGTCCGACTTCAGTCGGATGATTCCCCTTTACATAGCTGTGGGTCCGACTTGAGTCGGACGATTCCCCCTTACATAGCTGTGGGTCCGACTTCAGTCAGATGATTCCCCCTTACATAGCTGTAGATCCGACTTCAGTCGGATGATTCCCCCGTACACAGCTGTAGATCCGACTTCAGTCGGATGATTCCCGTTTTCCGCTGCGTCAGGTCGTGTCCCACACGACGCATTCCCGGGAAAAACTTCCGCCTTCAATCGTGCGGGAAGTGACCTGACGCCGATCGAATCCTCAA contains:
- a CDS encoding outer membrane beta-barrel protein, which produces MRRRISIIFLLGFVGLAAVSVRAQSVALFGPHLGMQKAQDAEDLSYLVGATLRLKLLPALAAEGDIGYRHEEFGSGALTIREWPATVTALLYPLPMVYGGVGGGWYNATFDYNDTYNAAGIDDNSDSEFGWHLAAGVELPASPSMRIYGDVRYVFLERKFKELPDAVLDGAKSDFYSINVGLLFRL